The Streptomyces sp. NBC_01353 genome contains a region encoding:
- a CDS encoding pitrilysin family protein has protein sequence MPMGHTATAEAGSGGLTATEHRLANGLRVVLSEDHLTPVAAVCLWYDVGSRHEVAGRTGLAHLFEHLMFQGSKQVHGNGHFELVQGAGGSLNGTTSFERTNYFETMPTHQLELALWLEADRMGSLLAALDDESMENQRDVVKNERRQRYDNVPYGTAFEKLTALAYPEGHPYHHTPIGSMADLDAATLEDARSFFRTYYAPNNAVLSVVGDIDPAQTLAWIEKYFGSIPSHDGKLPPRDGTLPDTIGEQLREVVEEEVPARALMASYRLPHDGTRECDAADLALTVLGGGESSRLHNRLVRRDRTAVAAGFGLLRLAGAPSLGWLDVKTSGGVEVPEIEAAVDEELARFAAEGPTPEEMERAQAQLEREWLDRLGTVAGRADELCRFAVLFGDPQLALTAVHRVLDVTAEEVQAVAKARLRPDNRAVLVYEPTGTEQSDSDEEEGADQ, from the coding sequence ATGCCCATGGGTCACACGGCCACGGCAGAGGCCGGCTCCGGCGGCCTGACAGCGACCGAGCACCGGCTGGCCAACGGCCTGCGGGTGGTGCTCTCCGAGGACCACCTGACCCCGGTCGCCGCGGTCTGCCTCTGGTACGACGTCGGCTCGCGCCACGAGGTCGCGGGCCGCACCGGCCTCGCCCACCTCTTCGAGCACCTGATGTTCCAGGGCTCGAAGCAGGTCCACGGCAACGGCCACTTCGAGCTGGTGCAGGGCGCGGGCGGCTCTCTCAACGGCACGACGAGCTTCGAGCGCACCAACTACTTCGAGACCATGCCCACCCACCAGCTGGAGCTGGCGCTCTGGCTGGAGGCGGACCGCATGGGCTCGCTGCTCGCGGCCCTGGACGACGAGTCCATGGAGAACCAGCGGGACGTCGTGAAGAACGAGCGCCGCCAGCGGTACGACAACGTGCCCTACGGCACGGCCTTCGAGAAGCTCACCGCCCTCGCGTACCCCGAGGGCCACCCGTACCACCACACGCCGATCGGCTCCATGGCCGACCTGGACGCGGCCACCCTCGAGGACGCGCGGTCCTTCTTCCGCACGTACTACGCGCCGAACAACGCGGTGCTCTCGGTCGTCGGCGACATCGACCCCGCGCAGACCCTGGCCTGGATCGAGAAGTACTTCGGCTCGATCCCGTCGCACGACGGCAAGCTGCCGCCGCGCGACGGCACGCTGCCGGACACCATCGGCGAGCAGCTGCGCGAGGTCGTCGAGGAGGAGGTCCCGGCCCGCGCCCTGATGGCTTCCTACCGGCTTCCGCACGACGGCACGCGCGAGTGCGACGCCGCCGACCTGGCCCTGACCGTCCTCGGTGGGGGCGAGTCCTCGCGGCTCCACAACCGCCTGGTCCGTCGCGACCGCACGGCGGTGGCGGCTGGATTCGGCCTGCTGCGGCTTGCCGGCGCGCCGTCGCTGGGCTGGCTGGACGTCAAGACGTCCGGCGGTGTTGAGGTGCCCGAGATCGAGGCCGCCGTCGACGAGGAGCTGGCGCGGTTCGCCGCCGAGGGCCCGACGCCCGAGGAGATGGAGCGCGCCCAGGCCCAGTTGGAGCGCGAGTGGCTGGACCGGCTCGGCACGGTCGCGGGCCGGGCCGACGAACTGTGCCGCTTCGCGGTCCTGTTCGGCGACCCGCAGCTCGCCCTCACCGCCGTGCACCGGGTCCTGGACGTCACCGCGGAGGAGGTGCAGGCGGTCGCCAAGGCCCGGCTGCGCCCGGACAACCGCGCGGTGCTCGTCTACGAGCCGACCGGTACCGAACAGAGCGACAGCGACGAGGAAGAGGGAGCGGACCAGTGA